One genomic window of Sarcophilus harrisii chromosome X, mSarHar1.11, whole genome shotgun sequence includes the following:
- the LOC116420308 gene encoding homeobox protein CHOX-7-like, whose product MSTMEAGGAGLFGQALEVFGLNPLGYVPSREETPPGSAPLPAGKLKRHRTKFTSRQLVKLEEVFEGNQYPDVWFREALARDLGLDEIRVQIWFQNRRAKQRKQKCSLLPDLNLLPFDNLNSFLPEPQIAQPNFFPNSELREPQFPHPHDPNLFSKESLFPDPSPPPLQFPPPPPLQFLPPPPLQFPPPPPVYAPAANNLETRIPCQHSLPWVPEKH is encoded by the exons ATGTCTACCATGG AAGCAGGGGGTGCTGGACTTTTCGGCCAGGCCCTGGAAGTGTTTGGCCTGAACCCTCTGGGATATGTTCCCTCCCGGGAGGAAACCCCTCCAGGATCAGCTCCCCTCCCGGCCGGGAAGCTGAAGAGACATCGGACCAAGTTTACTTCCAGACAACTGGTTAAGCTTGAGGAAGTCTTTGAAGGAAACCAGTACCCCGATGTCTGGTTTCGGGAGGCTCTGGCCCGAGACCTAGGGCTCGATGAGATCCGTGTTCAG ATATGGTTCCAGAATCGCCGGGCCAAGCAGAGGAAGCAGAAGTGTTCACTGCTCCCGGACCTGAACCTGTTGCCTTTTGACAACCTGAACAGCTTCCTTCCTGAACCCCAAATAGCCCAACCCAATTTCTTCCCAAATTCTGAGCTCAGagagcctcaatttccacatcccCATGACCCCAACCTGTTTTCTAAGGAGAGTCTCTTCCCAGACCCATCGCCACCGCCACTCcaattcccacccccacccccactccaatTCCTACCCCCACCTCCACTCcaattcccacccccacccccagtctaTGCCCCAGCCGCGAACAACCTGGAGACCCGGATTCCCTGTCAGCACTCCCTGCCCTGGGTTCCTGAGAAGCACTGA
- the GLOD5 gene encoding glyoxalase domain-containing protein 5, whose amino-acid sequence MFRHVPLKLEGGRVGMGERSKWNILLFQSKSGCRELLPSCLVHGLDHLVMTVKSIEETSSFYSRALGMEVVTFKGNRKALCFGNQKFNLHEVGKEFEPKAHNPVPGSVDVCLITDRSLHEVVEHLKNCNIPIEEGPVTRTGARGPIESVYFRDPDKNLIEVSKYITECAGRET is encoded by the exons ATGTTCAGACATGTTCCCCTAAAACTGGAGGGGGGGAGAGTGGGAATGGGAGAGAGGAGCAAATGGAACATCCTTCTTTTTCAGTCTAAAAGTGGCTGCCGTGAGCTGCTGCCCTCATGTCTCGTCCATGGACTAGACCACCTGGTGATGACTGTGAAAAGTATTGAAGAAACGAGCTCATTTTATTCAAGGGCACTGGGCATGGAAGTGGTGACCTTCAAG GGAAACCGGAAAGCCTTGTGCTTTGGGAATCAGAAATTTAACCTTCACGAGGTTGGGAAGGAGTTTGAACCGAAAGCCCACAACCCTGTACCAGGATCCGTAGATGTCTGCCTGATTACGGACCGGTCTCTCCATGAGGTAGTGGAGCATCTAAAG AACTGCAACATCCCGATTGAAGAAGGCCCAGTGACCAGAACTGGAGCTCGGGGCCCAATTGAGTCCGTATACTTCCGCGATCCTGACAAGAATCTGATCGAAGTTTCCAAGTACATCACAGAGTGTGCTGGCCGTGAGACGTGA